In Deinococcus humi, the DNA window GGTCAGAGCGGATCATAACCTTTCCATCTTGAGCGTATGGAATGAGGATTGGGAACTTCTGGCGCGGGGCCGGGCTCAGAGGGTGCCGGAGGGGCCGAGCAGGGCCTTCATGCGCCCCAGGGCCGAACGGAGTCGTGATTTGACGGTGCCTACCGGCAGTCCCAGCAACACAGCCAGTTCACTGTGGGTATAACCCCGGTAATAGGCCAGTTCGATCAGTTTTCGCTGATCCGTTTCCAGGCCCTGCACTGCCTGCTCTGCCAGCAACCGATCGGTGGGATCGGCGGCAGCGGTGGGCGCGTCCCAGTCCTCGATTTCCAGCGGGGTCTGGGGGCGGTCACGCAATTCCTGCAAAAAGCGGTGGTGCGCGATGCTGACCAGCCAAGTCTTCACGCTGGCCCGCGAGGCATCAAAGCGCCCGGCATGTTTCCAGGCATTCATGAAGGCGTCCTGAACACAGCTTTCTACATCGTCGGTTTGGTGGAGCATCCGGTGACCCAGGGCGTACAGCAACCGGGCATAACGGTCATGCAACTCGCGCAGGGCGTCTTCCTGCCCGTCCGCCATGGCCTGGATCAGTGCCACATCTGGAGCATCGGGGGGAAGAGTGGGTAGGCTCATAAGGTGAAGATCACCCTATCAAGTGTGGGAACCCCGGCAGCTTCATGAGTATTGGGACAACTTTATTGATCGGGTCTGGGTGCCTCAGGCTTCTGCGTTGCGCTGCGGTGTCACAGCGGCAGCGGCCATGGGGGCTGCAGGCTGGGCTACCGTGATGGGCTGATCCACGACAGGGCTGGCGACGATATTTGCGCCGTCAAACTCGGCCTTGAGACCCTGGGTGCTCTTGCGGAATTCGCGCAGGCCGTGGCCCAGGCTCTTGCCCAGTTCGGGCAGCTTGCGGGGGCCAAAGACCACCAGGGCGACAAGGAGAATCACGATCAGTTCTGCGGGGCCAATGTTGGGCATGGTACTTACCTCCAAGGCGAAAGATGAGGGAACAGATCAGGGGACGGGCTGCCCAAAGGCCAGCCTGCGTCCCCTGAGGACGGGTCAAGCGTGTGCTCTCAGCTGGGCAAGAGGGGGGTGACAATTTTTGTGACAGTGGCCATATCCAGCGGCGTCCAGAAATCCGTCGGCGTGGGCGAGTAGTCGAGGTTGAACTGGCCGGTGCTGGTCACGGTGTCGCCACCCTTGGGTTGCGGCGCAATCGACGTCTGCTGGTCAGCTTTGGTGTAACCCAGCTCACGGCGCAGTTCCTGAATGCCGCTGGCATGGTTGGCTTCTACGGCCAGAATGCTGGCGGCGGCGGTCAGAAGGCCAGCTGCCTGGATCTTGTCAGCCTGCCCCAGGTAGGCCCGGACGCCAATCGGCTCGAAGGTGGCGGCCAGCGCCAGGAAAAGCTCATCGTTGACGGTTTTAGCGCTTCCGTCTGGATTCTTCAGCAACGGACCAAAGTCGATCTTGGGCTTCTGAATTGGAGTGCCCTTCAGATCTGTAATGGTTTTCTGAAGCACCGTGACGTGGGCGTTTTCGTGGGCCGCTATCTGGTCAGCGTAGGTCTTGACGCGGGCGTTGGTCAGTTTGCTCCGCAGGGCGCCGGTTGCGGAAAAGGTGTTGTAGAACTCGGCTTCCAGATACTCCAGTAGAAGAGCGTAATTCAGGATCTCAATGTCTTGCTGCGGGCTCTTGGTGGCCACGCTAGTTGCAGCCAGGGCGGTCATGTTCAGGCCGCCGAGCATTACTGCGCCCGCGCCAGCTCCGGCGAATTTCAGGAACGAACGGCGGTTGGGGGTAGGGGTGGTCATGTGGGCATCTCCTCTGGGATCACGGGAACGAGTTTCGGGCAGCCTGTGGAAGCGCCGATCTACGACGCAGGCGTGACGATGACCGGCTTGACGATCTCCAGAACTTGATCCATCGTCAACTCTTTCCAGAGCGCCGTCGGCGTCGGGGAATAGTCCGCATTGAACTTGGAGGCGTCGGTGATCTTGGCATTGTTCTCGTCAGTGTCCAGGCCGGGCTGTGGGGCAATGCTGGTCTGGCGCTCCGGGTCCTTGTTGTAACCAAGCGACACACGCAGTTCCTGTACGGCGGACACATGGTTGGCTTCAACAGCGTGGATCGCTCCAGCGGTGGCCACCAGTTTGGGGTTGGTCAGGCGGGCCACCTGGCCCAGGTAGGCGCGGACGCCGATCGGCTCGAAGGTGGCGGCCAGCGCCAGGAACATCTCGTCGTTGACGGTTTTGCCACCAATCAGCGGCTTAAAATCGAAAGTGGGCTTGGCCACAGGCGTACCACCCAGCTCAGTAATAGTTGCCTTCAGCGCCGCGACGTGGGAGTTCTCATGCGCCGCAATCTCCTTGGCGTACTCCCTGACCTGCGGGTTGCTCAACTTGGAGGCATTAACGCCGTTGCCCGTGAACTGATTGTAGAAGTCGGCTTCCAGGTATTCCAGCGTCAGGGCGTAGTTCAGGATCCCGATATCCCGCTTCTCAGCATCCGTCATCTGACCGGGTTGAGGCGTGGGGGTGGGGTTACAGGCCACCAGCGCTGCGCCTGCACCAGCCAGACCCAGGTAGCCCATGAACTGGCGGCGAGAAGTCCCCTGGCCCTGCGTGATCTCTGCGCTCGTCATTTCTACGTTCTCCGGCATGAAAATCCTCCCTTGAGCGGCGTTGGTCGCCTTTTCATCCCGCCAGACCTTGGCAATCTGGGCGGGGTCCTGCTTGCGCAGGTGGCCGCTGGGGCCGCCCGCAGAAACATCGCTCAATCGGGTATATGCACGCGGCGCAGGATCGGATCAGACAGCAGGAAAGCCTAAAGGCCGGGTGAAGGTTGGACCGTTGGTGGCGGTCAACGCCTAAACTGTCCGGCGTGAGCACCGAGTCGCCGCCCTCCCTGCTGACCGTCGAGGCCACACCGGGCCGTCTGGACGCCGTGCTGGCCACCCTGACTGGCCACAGTCGTTCGCAAGTGGCGGGCTGGATTGCGGGCGGTCTGGTCCAAGTGGACGGCGAAGCGCATGCCAGAGTCAGCTTTAAACTGCGTGGAGGTGAGGTCCTGACAGTGCAGGTGCCGCCTCTGCCCGAAGCGTCCGTGGAGGCCGAGCAGGTCCCGCTGGACGTGCTGTTTGAGGACGAATCCCTGATTGCCGTGAACAAGCCAGCCGGGATGATCACCCATCCCGCGCCGGGTGTTCGCAGCGGCACGTTGGTCAATGCCCTGCTGGGGCGTATGGACCTGCCCCAGCAGACGGATTTCGACAGCGAGGGTGGTTACCGTCCCGGCATCGTTCACCGACTGGACAAGGACACCAGCGGTGTGATCGTGGTCGCCAAGACGGTGGAGGCCCACGCCCGGCTGGCCGCCGCCTTCAAGGACAGAGAGACCCGCAAGAGCTACCTGGCGATTGCCGCCGGCGGTTGGAAGGCTGCCCAGCCGGTTCGGGTCGACGCGCCGGTGGGCCGTCATCCGGTGCAGCGTCAACGCATGACCGTGGGCGGTGCGAACGCGCGGGAAGCGCAGACCCTGTTCACGCCGTTGGCCGCCCATCCGGATGGATATGGGCGCACGCTGACGCTGGTTCGGGCCCAGCCGCGTACAGGCCGGACCCACCAGCTGCGCGTGCATCTGTCGCACCTGGGCAGCCCGATTCTGGGCGACACGGTGTATGGCCGCGCCAGCGACGTGATGCCCCGACAGGCCCTGCACGCCCAGTTTCTGGAATTGCCCCATCCCCTGACTGGCGACACCCTGCACCTGCACGCCCCCGCGCCGGATGACCTGCTGAGCGCATGGGTGGCGCTGGGCGGAGCGTTACCAGGCAATCTGGAGAGGCTGGATTGAGTCAGCGGCTCTCCAGATCCGCAATCAGCGCCTTCATCTCGGCGATCTCGCGGCGCTGGGTCTCAATAATGCCGTCGGCCAGTTCGCGCACGCGGGGATCACTGATCTGGGCGCGCGAACTGGTCAGGATGGCGATCGAGTGGTGCGGAATCATGGCTTTCATGTACGCCACGTCGCTCACGGTGGCCTGCGAGCGCAGCAGCCACAGCGCTCCGGCGAACACGGCGACGCTGCCCAGAAAGATTCCCAGATTGACCCGCCGGTTCTTGTACATGTTCAGCATGTAACCCAGCATGATCACGGCCATCGTCGCGCCCATGTACAGCGCCATCCACAGGCGCGTCTGGCTGAAGTACACGTGGTCCAGCTGATAGGTGTTCAGGTACATCAGCCCGTACATGATGACTGTGGATGTGGCGATCATGGCCGCGAAACGACCGTAGCTGCCGCCCATCTTGCCCATCGGTTTGTCGCTGCTGGTCTGGGACGGCCGGGGGGTAGGTTGGTTCATGCGATCCTCCTGCGCCCGCAAAAGCCGTCTGCCAGCATGGTGGCTGGGGCAGACGGCGCGGGCGGGAAGTGACGGTGGAAAGGTCAGGCGCTTAGGCCGCCGAGCATCTGCTGACAGGCTTGTTCGCAGCGGCGGCAGGCTTCAGCACAGACCGCGCAGTGCTTCATGTCCATCTTCTCAGCATGCTGCTGGCATTCGTCGCCACAGGCTTTGCAAGCTGTCAGGCAGGCCTGGAGCTGAGCCCGGATCACGTTCATCTCAGGCTGGGTCTGGCGGATCAGCGCGCGCCCGGTGGTGGTGCAGATGTCGGCGCAGTCCAGGTTGATCCGGATGCAGTGGGTCAGGTGTCCGGCGTGTTCAGTCTCGCCCAGACAGGCGTCGGCGCACGAAGTGCAGACCTGCGCGCACTCGAAACAGGCGTCAATGCATTCGGTCAGGGCGTTCAGATCGAATGGGGACTGGCCGATCTGCGGATGGGTCTGCAACATACGCGAAAGGGTGGAGCTGGCGTGCTGGGTCATGCGGGAACCTCCAGAAGAGAGGGGCGAATGTCTTTCCCGCATCCTATGGACTGTGCGCCGGGGGTGGGTGAATCGGCCCTTTCTCTGAAGACTGCCTCAAGCGCGGGTCAAGTTGCGGCCAAGAAGTCCCAAGAACGGCTCAAGCCCCCAGCGTTTGGCCCACCACGGTTACGGGCGGTCCGCGCTCCTACACTTCTGAGCATGACCGAGACGACCAAGGCTCCCCAGTACAGCAAGCCCAGCGACGCCGAATTGCGCGAGCGCCTGACGCCCGAGCAGTACCGCGTGACCCAGCATGAGGGCACCGAGCGGGCCTTCACGGGCGAATACTGGGATACTGATGGTGACGGTATCTACGTGGATGTGGTTTCCGGTGAGCCGCTGTTCTCCAGCGCCGACAAGTACGATGCGGGCTGCGGCTGGCCCAGTTTCACCCGCCCCCTCCAGAACACCCGGTTGACCGAGAACACCGATTATAAGATCGGCTACGCCCGGACCGAGGTCCGTTCCGGCGGTGCAGATTCGCACCTGGGCCACGTCTTCCCCGACGGGCCGCAGGATCAGGGGGGGCTGCGCTACTGCATCAACTCCGCGTCCTTGCGCTTTATTCCAGCCGACAGGCTGGAGACCGAGGGTTACGGCGAGTTCCGTCAGCTGTTCAGCTGAGGCTGGAAGACCCGGAAGGGGCGAGCCGCACTGGACTCGCCCCTTCTGATACCTGCCCTCAACCCACTCAGCGCGTTCCGAAATCCTGCACCCAGTACCGTTTGCCGCCCGCGTTCTGGGCCAGGCCGAGGCCGAGCTCGGTGTAGGCAGCGTTCATCAGGTTGCGGCAGTGGCCCTCACTGTTCAGCCAGCCAGTCACGACCTCCTGCGCGTCCGTCTGCCCGGCGGCGATGTTCTCGGCAATCAGACGCCAGCTGTAGCCGGTGGCGTCGATCCGGTCCTTCAGCGCCCGTCCGTCCTGGCTGACGTGGCTGAAGTAGTTGCGGGCGGCCATGTCGGCGGCGTGGCCCTGGGCCGCGGCTCCCAGCCGGGCCTCGGGTTGCAGCGGCGGCGCTGGCGGATAGGTGGCGCGGCCGCAGGTCTGGCCCCTGGCCCGCGCGGCGTTGGTCAGTTCCAGCACCTGCCGGGTCAGTGAGTCCAGGCGCTGCGGGGTGGCGGGCGGCGGGGCCGTGACCTGCATGCGGAACTCGGCCAGGGTGCGGCCCGGCCCCGTCTGGGTTGCCCGCACCAACGCCTGGCCTGCCCCGGCGGCCTGCACCAGCCCACCCGCCGATACCGACACGATGCGCGGGTCGCTGCTGGTCCAGTTCAGCTCGTCTGGCGGCACCCTGCGCCCGTTCAGTGTGACCTCCAGCTGCATGCTCTGGCCCACCGTCAGTTTTTGTTGACTGGCCGCGGGAAGCACCTGTGGGCTGCTCAGCTCCAGCTGGGCCGCACGGCGCGACACGGTACAGGCACCCAGCGCGGGGACCAGGCAGACGAGCAGCAGCAGGAATGGACGACGGCGCACCGGCCCATTAGAGCATCCACCGAATGGAACAGCGTAAGCAGATTCACCCTGAAACACCGCGAACGATGGGGCAGGGAGACCGGACAAGCCCCTCGAATCCAGAGCACTGGTCCGGCCATTGATCTCCGGAGGTGCAAAAGAAAACGGTGCCCGGGAAGCTCCCGGCACCGCTTTTCATGCTGTGATGGAGACCGCGTGGTCAGCGCGCGCCGAAGTCCTGGACCCAGTAGTGGCCGTAGCTGCCGCCCTTGGCGTAACCCACGCCCAGTTCACGGAAGCTGGGGTTCATGATGTTGCGGCAGTGGCCCTCGCTCTGGAGCCAGCCCGCGACGACCTGCTGCGGGGTGGACTGCCCAGCGGCGATGTTCTCGCCGATGGTGCGGAAGGCGTAGCCCGTCGCGGTGATGCGCTGCACAAAGGTCCGGCCATCCTTGCTGGTGTGGCTGAAGTAGTTCTGCGCGGCCATGTCGCTGGCGTGGCCCTGTGCTGCCTGTCCCAGCTGTGTGTTCAGGGTCAGTGCCGGGGCCGCCGCGAAGCTGGTGCTGCCGCAACTGCGGGCCTGCGCGCGGGCCGCATTCACCAATTGCAGCACCTGCTGTCCCACTGTGGTGTCGGGGGTGGGCGCTGGTGTCGGCGCTGGGGCGGGCGTGCCGGCGGTCACGGTCACGCTGAAGTCTAGATAGGCGCCCGGGTTGCTGACCAGTGCAGTTCGGACTACAGCATTCCCGGCAGCGACGGCGGTGACCAGTCCGTTTTGCGACACCGTGGCGACGGCTGCGTTGCTGGTAGTCCACCGGAGCTGTCCAGGCTGGGCCGGCTGCCCGCCGACAGAGATGTTGATCTGCTGGGTCTGGCCCACATTGAGCTGTAGGGAAGCGGCGGCCTGCGCACTCAGGGTGGTGCCAGCACCAGCGGCGAGATCACCCGGCACGGTGGCCGTCGGCGGTGTGGTTCCACAGGCACTCAGGATCACGGTCAGGGTCACGGCAGCGAGGCCAGCGGATCGTCTCAGGGAAAAAGGCACGTCCGGCATTAAACGCCTCTGAATCCTCTTTACCGTGAGGAAAGATTTCTCATCTCTCATTAAAGGCTGATCCGTTTCTGGGTGCATGGGAACCATTGTTTAATACCTTTCCTCACAATCGTCTTTTCTCACTCAGTCTAAATAGAAGAACCCTTGAGGTCCTCTTCGATGACGGAAAAGACACTTTACGGACGATTCATTAAGCTAAATTTCACAGTTTCCGAATAGACCAGTGCGCTGTTCGTCTTAAGCATTGGCGTTGTGGATAGAGAAACACATAAATCCCGTCCCAGTGCAGCTGCAGTTGCGAGCAGCGCCTCGGCGGCGGGTTCGCTCAGTGCTCCCCAGAGATGCGCCGCACTCCTGCCATTGATGCCCTGCCACAGCAGAGCCCCCACGGCCTCGCCCGCGCCGCTGTAGGCCAGCAGCGGCAGGTAATCACGCTGCCTCTCCAGACGTGCAGCCAGATGCCGGGCCAGCGGCGTTGCCCACTCGGGCGTCCCGTGCGCGGCTGTCAGGACATCGGCCCACTTTTGCAGGTGTAGGCGGCTGACCTGCTCCACCACAAGGTCTGTGGCTTGCGGTTCGATGGGCTTGAATGTCCCCACCTCCAGCGCGGCCACCTCACGCGCTCCCACAACAGTCTTCAGAGAGGCCAGCAGAGGCGGCACGCTCTGCGCCTCATGCCATGCCAGGGGAGAGCGCAGGTCCGGCACGTCTTCCGGCAGATACGTCGCGTTCAATCCCAGCACGTTCACGCCCGGCGTCAGCAACGTGACGGCGCCATTCTCCTCTCTTTGTAGGGTGGAGAGCGGCGCAAAATACTCGGTCAGTTCGGTCAGGATAGGGGGGAGCACCGTGCCGCCCATTTAAGGCTGGCGCTTGCGGTGCTCGGAGGTCAGCTCGCCTGCGTAGCCCCAGTTGTCCGGGTCGATCTCGTCAATCACGACATGCACACTCTCGGGCCGCTTACCCAACACGCTCTGCATGGTGGCGGTGATTTCCCGGACAATCCGAGCTTTTTGCTCTGTGGTGATGTCCTTGCGGGTCAGCCGGACGTTGATGTAGGGCATGGGGGCAATTCTAAGCTCGCAAAGAAAATGGAGCCACCGGATTTTTCCAGTGACCCCATTGGCTGCTTGCGCCAATCAGTTCCAGCGACCGCCGCGCTGCTGACGGGTTTCGGGCTCGGGGGCGGCGTACAGTTCCTCTGCACGCGAGAGCTTCTTGCGGCCATACAACCCCTCCAGCACGAACTCAGCGGCGCTGACCCGCACGGCGTCGCTGTTGCTGTCCGCCACCTCGGCAGCGATGTCGCTGAGGCCGGGCACTTCCCTAGTGGCCTTGATGGCCGCGCCCGCATTGCCGGACTGCGGGAAGCGGAAGACGTTGCCGTCCTCGAACCACTTCTCCAATTTCTGGGTGTCCATGCTGCCGCACAGGCGTCCGTAGACCGCGCCCGCCGCTTTGCGAATGACTTCCTTCGCCACGTTGTCCGCGCCTTTGAGCTCGCCCTCGTATTCCAGCTCCATCTTGCCCGTGATGGCCGGCAGGCCCGCGTACACGTCGCTGACGCGCACCACCGCGTCGTCGTCACCCATCAGGCTGCGGCGCTCGGCGTTGGCGGCAGCAACCTCCAGCAGGCTGATCGGGAGGCGCTGCGACACGCCGCTCATCTTGTCTACGCGGCCGTCCTCGCGGGCCTGGAAGGCGATTTCCTCGATCAGTTCGGCCATGAAGGGGGGGACGGTCACACGCTCATCCTTGACCGCTTCCTGCGCGGTGATGTCCATGCCCAGTTTCACGTCGGTGGGGTAATGGGTGCGGATCTCACTGCCAATCCGGTCCTTGAGCGGCGTGACGATCTTGCCGCGCGCGGTGTAGTCCTCGGGGTTGGCGCTGAAGACCAGCATCACATCCAATTCCAGGCGGATCGGGTAGCCCTTGATCTGCACGTCGCCTTCCTGAAGGATGTTGAACAGCGCCACCTGCACCTTGGGCGCAAGGTCCGCCAGCTCGTTGACCGCGAAGATGCCCCGATTGGCGCGCGGCAGCAGACCGAAGTGCATGGAGCGGGTGTCACCCAGGCTGGTGCCCAGGCGGGCGGCCTTGATCGGGTCCACATCGCCGATCAGGTCCGCCACCGTCACGTCGGGCGTGGCCAGCTTCTCCACGTAGCGGTCCGCACGGGGCAGCCAGCGAATCGGCAGGTGCATGCCGTGCGCTTCAAGCATGTGCTTGCCCTCTGCGCCCACTGGGTTCAGAGGATCGTCGGGCATGTCCACACCGTCGATCACAGGGACCACGTCATCCAGCAGTTCGGTGATCGCGCGCAGGATGCGGCTCTTGGCCTGACCGCGCAGCCCCAGCAGGATGAAATTCTGCCGTGCCAGCAGAGCGTTGACCAGTTGTGGAATCACGGTGTCGTCGTAGCCCACCACGCCGGGGAACAATTCCTCGCCGCTGCGGAGCTTGCGGGTCAGGTTCTCGCGGACCTCGTCCTGCACCAGTCTGATCTTTCCGTCGAAAGGGGTGCGTCCGGCATAACCGGGAGTTTCCAGCAATTCACCCAGCGTCCTGGCTCTGGCGGTCATGTTTGCAGCGGTCATATGCGAAAAAACGTAGCACGGGGCCTGAACGGCGAATGTGCGGGTTGCTGGAGAACGGGGGCAGCGAACAGCGGGGGCGGGGCTCAGGGGTTCACGATGAACTGGAACTGGCCGCCGCGTCGTTCTGCTCGTCTTCCAGCGCCTTGAAGGCGCACACCGCCGCCAGTGCCGCCAGGGCCGGTGGAATCTGGCCGAAGTCCAGGTCCACGTCCTTGCCGTCTACTCGTCCGCCGATGCGTCCGCGCAGGCTGGGACCATCCCGGCGCAGATTGACGTCCTTGCCATCAATGCGGCCCGAAAAACGGCCCGTGATGGTGTCGGCGCTGACCTGCAATTCCACGTTGTCGCCGTCGATGCGTCCGCCTAGGCGGACCTGGACCCGCTGACCGTCCATCTCGCCGTGGGCATCGAAGCCGCCGAACACGCCGCCGATGCGACCGTCTACCCTGCCACCCTTCAGGGTCAGGTCAATGTCCTTGCCCTGAAAGTGCCCGCCGACGCGCCCGCGCAGGCGTTCGCCGTCCCATTTGGCCTTGATGTCGTAGCCTGCCGTGAGGCCGCCCATGCGTCCGTCGAGATCGCTCATGGGGACATGATGGCAGAGGGGAAGTGGGACTGGCTTTGTGCGGGCGGCCCCACCCCCCAGCCCCCTACCCCAGAGGGGCAGGGGGAGCGGCGCTGCGCTAGGCAGGAGTTCTTTGGCGTTGTAGGCAGGCGAGAGAATCTGCGTTTCTACTTACATGCCCTGCTCCGTCCAGCTGCGGAAGGCCCGTCCGCTTCGCGCCCGATGGCCTTCGGGGACGGCCTTGGTGGTTGTTTGCCTGTTGGCAGGCTACCTTGCCCGTATACCTTCTGCCCCAACACTGGCGAGAGAGTGCTATCTAGCCTCGCCCCAAACAAGGTTGCGCGTGCCCCAGCTTCAGCTCAGGCACGCGTAAAGGTAGGTTGAGATTGGTTCTAGTCTCTCAGACCGCCGAACATCTCCTCTTTTGAGGTCTTAAGCCCCCACCCATTCTTCCATCGGCGGGCAGCTACACACGAAGTTTCTGTCGCCGTACACGTTGTCCACGCGGTTGACGGCGGGCCAATATTTCCACGCCTTCTGTGAGGCTGTGGGGAAAGCCCCCACTTCGCGGCTGTAGGCCCGGTTCCAGTCGGCAGAAATCAGGTCTTCCTGCGTGTGCGGCGCGTGCTTCAGCGGGCTGTCCTCCGCCTTAATCAGGCCGTCCTGCACTTCCTGAATCTCGCGGCGGATGCCCAGCATGGCAGTGATAAAGCGGTCCAGTTCCGCCTTCGGCTCGCTCTCGGTGGGCTCGATCATCAGCGTGCCGGGCACCGGGAAGCTCATGGTGGGGGCGTGAAAGCCGTAGTCCATCAGGCGCTTGGCGATGTCCTCCTCGCTGATGCCGCTGTCGGCCTTCAGGGGCCGGATGTCGATGATGCACTCGTGCGCGATCCGCCCGTTGCGCCCGCTGTACAGAATCGGGTACGCGCCCGACAGCTGCTGCGCGATGTAGTTGGCGTTCAGCAGAGCCACGCTGGTGCTCTCGCGCAGGCCCCGCGCGCCCAGCAGCCGGATGTACAGGTAGGAGATGGGCAGAATGCTGGCGCTGCCGTACGGCGCGGCGCTCACGGCCCCGGTGGGGCTGTCGCTCGTGGGAACAACGGCGTGGTTGGGCAGGAACGGGGCGAGGTGTGCCTTGACTCCAATCGGCCCCATGCCCGGCCCCCCGCCGCCGTGCGGAATGGCGAAGGTCTTGTGCAGGTTCAGGTGCGAGACGTCGCTGCCGATCAGCCCCGGTTTGGCGACGCCCACCATCGCGTTCATGTTCGCGCCGTCCAGGTAGACCTGCCCGCCGTGCTGGTGGATCAGATCACAGACCTCGGTCACGTTGGCCTCGTAGACGCCGTGCGTGCTGGGGTAGGTGATCATCAGTGCGCCCAGGTTCTCGCTGTGCTGCTCGGCCTTGGCCTTCAGGTCATCAAAGTCGATGTTGCCCTCGGCGTCGGTCTTGACCACCACCACGCTCATGCCCATCATGGCCGCGCTGGCCGGGTTGGTGCCGTGCGCGCTGGCCGGAATCAGGCAGACGTTGCGGTGGCTCTCGCCGCGGCTCTCGTGGTACTTGCGAATGGTCAGCAGGCCCGCGTACTCGCCCTGCGCGCCGCTGTTGGGTTGCAGGGACACGGCGTCGTAGCCGGTAATGTCGGCCAGCCAGCCTTCCAGCTCGGTCAGCATCTGCGCGTAGCCCTCGGTCTGGTCCGTGGGCGCGAAGGGGTGCAGCGCGCCGAATTCGGGCCATGTCACCGGGATCATCTCAGCGGTGGCGTTCAGCTTCATGGTGCAGCTGCCCAGCGGGATCATGCCGTGGGTCAGGCTGTAATCCTTGTTCTCCAGGCTTTTCAGGTAGCGCAGCATGGCGTGTTCGCTGTGGTGCGTGTTGAAGGTGGGATGCGTCAGGTATTCGGAGGTCCGCTTGAGGTCGGCGGGAATGCCGTCCACCGCCCCCGAATCCAGCGTCACCACGTCCATCGCGCTTCCGGTGATCGCCTCAATCACGTCGGAGAGGTCAGCGGGCGTGACCGTCTCGTCCAGCGTCACGCCGACGCGTTCGCCTTCATAACGGAAGTTGATGCCCTTCGCCTCGGCCCGCTCACGGATGGCCGCCGCGT includes these proteins:
- a CDS encoding ATP-binding protein, with amino-acid sequence MTAANMTARARTLGELLETPGYAGRTPFDGKIRLVQDEVRENLTRKLRSGEELFPGVVGYDDTVIPQLVNALLARQNFILLGLRGQAKSRILRAITELLDDVVPVIDGVDMPDDPLNPVGAEGKHMLEAHGMHLPIRWLPRADRYVEKLATPDVTVADLIGDVDPIKAARLGTSLGDTRSMHFGLLPRANRGIFAVNELADLAPKVQVALFNILQEGDVQIKGYPIRLELDVMLVFSANPEDYTARGKIVTPLKDRIGSEIRTHYPTDVKLGMDITAQEAVKDERVTVPPFMAELIEEIAFQAREDGRVDKMSGVSQRLPISLLEVAAANAERRSLMGDDDAVVRVSDVYAGLPAITGKMELEYEGELKGADNVAKEVIRKAAGAVYGRLCGSMDTQKLEKWFEDGNVFRFPQSGNAGAAIKATREVPGLSDIAAEVADSNSDAVRVSAAEFVLEGLYGRKKLSRAEELYAAPEPETRQQRGGRWN
- the gcvP gene encoding aminomethyl-transferring glycine dehydrogenase, with the translated sequence MTRPLSELLNTNDFTRRHIGPSEQEQAEMLQSLGVASLDELIETTLPEAIQFHGELTAGPGVTEAQALADLKAVARKNKVFRSYIGMGYAGTHTPGVIGRNMLENPGWYTAYTPYQAEISQGRLEMLLNFQQMVMDLTGMPVSNASLLDEATAAAEAMTLAKRQGKSKGNVFFVADDVHPQTLGVIQTRAEYFGYEVVTGDPSGELPDGVFGVLAQYPGTYGDLRDLSPIAEKTHAAGAALIVAVDLLACALVTPPGEQGADIVVGSAQRFGVPMGFGGPHAAFLACRSEYQRSMPGRVIGVSKDSRGRNALRMAMQTREQHIRREKATSNICTAQALLANMAAAYAVYHGQEGIRTIAERTHRMAGILARALTDAGLSVNDTFFDTLTFGGDAAAIRERAEAKGINFRYEGERVGVTLDETVTPADLSDVIEAITGSAMDVVTLDSGAVDGIPADLKRTSEYLTHPTFNTHHSEHAMLRYLKSLENKDYSLTHGMIPLGSCTMKLNATAEMIPVTWPEFGALHPFAPTDQTEGYAQMLTELEGWLADITGYDAVSLQPNSGAQGEYAGLLTIRKYHESRGESHRNVCLIPASAHGTNPASAAMMGMSVVVVKTDAEGNIDFDDLKAKAEQHSENLGALMITYPSTHGVYEANVTEVCDLIHQHGGQVYLDGANMNAMVGVAKPGLIGSDVSHLNLHKTFAIPHGGGGPGMGPIGVKAHLAPFLPNHAVVPTSDSPTGAVSAAPYGSASILPISYLYIRLLGARGLRESTSVALLNANYIAQQLSGAYPILYSGRNGRIAHECIIDIRPLKADSGISEEDIAKRLMDYGFHAPTMSFPVPGTLMIEPTESEPKAELDRFITAMLGIRREIQEVQDGLIKAEDSPLKHAPHTQEDLISADWNRAYSREVGAFPTASQKAWKYWPAVNRVDNVYGDRNFVCSCPPMEEWVGA